One window from the genome of Ananas comosus cultivar F153 linkage group 13, ASM154086v1, whole genome shotgun sequence encodes:
- the LOC109719590 gene encoding uncharacterized protein LOC109719590, which translates to MVSVVNNEKFTDEIQEPGLISDNSYSTKDEISLYIQSSSKKELLSESNQRNNFMNIFKALPSGARLRKFGASPSIKFRQIALERDEISRSVHSDPHHFHILFIRKINWAHLWQLSKEWIKDPMNLALFVWIACVAISGAILFLVMTGMLNHALPEKSQRDSWFEVNNQILNALFTLMCLYQHPKRFYHLVLLCRWEPKDILKLRKVYCKNGTYKPHEWMHMMVVVLLLHLNCFAQYALCGLNLGYPRSRRPAIGVGLCISVAIAAPAFASVYNILSPLGRDYETEMDQEAQSEIISTVDSKPGALRAKSLAKKYSFIASEERGATESRPEWVGGLFDFWDDISLAYLSIFCSCCVFGWNMQRLGFGNMYVHIATFLLFCSAPFFIFNLAAVNINNEAVREALGLSGAVLCFFGLLYGGFWRIQMRKRFKLPSNNFCCGRPSVTDCFQWLFCCWCSLAQEVRTADYYEIVEDKLFVKDLNDGTQLTMSPLPREDGSPLFRSNPSSPYRGNSSPSIFKIEIQSTPSRFSGGHTPEEHLPTKGKEEMMKPPIPSVIQREEQ; encoded by the coding sequence ATGGTTTCTGTTGTTAATAATGAAAAATTCACAGATGAAATTCAGGAACCAGGTTTGATATCAGACAATTCTTACAGCACCAAAGATGAAATCTCTCTTTACATTCAATCATCATCTAAAAAGGAACTCTTGAGTGAAAGTAATCAGCGGAACAATTTTATGAATATTTTCAAGGCACTGCCAAGTGGAGCCAGGTTAAGGAAGTTTGGTGCTTCTCCCTCAATCAAGTTCCGCCAAATCGCATTGGAACGAGACGAGATCTCGCGCTCGGTTCATTCTGACCCGCATCATTTTCACATACTCTTCATCAGGAAAATCAATTGGGCTCATCTGTGGCAACTATCCAAGGAATGGATTAAAGACCCTATGAACTTGGCTCTTTTCGTTTGGATTGCTTGTGTAGCCATTTCTGGCGCTATCCTTTTCCTCGTCATGACTGGCATGCTAAATCATGCTTTACCCGAAAAATCCCAAAGAGACAGCTGGTTTGAAGTCAACAACCAAATCCTGAATGCTTTATTCACTTTAATGTGCCTCTATCAACACCCGAAACGGTTCTACCACCTAGTGCTCTTGTGTAGGTGGGAACCCAAAGACATCCTGAAGCTTAGAAAAGTATATTGTAAAAACGGCACTTACAAGCCTCACGAATGGATGCATATGATGGTCGTGGTGCTTCTTCTCCATTTGAATTGCTTTGCTCAGTATGCATTGTGCGGTCTAAATTTAGGGTATCCAAGGTCTAGACGCCCTGCAATCGGCGTCGGTCTCTGCATCTCTGTCGCGATTGCAGCCCCAGCTTTTGCCAGTGTGTACAATATTCTTAGCCCCCTGGGGAGGGATTACGAAACCGAAATGGATCAAGAGGCACAAAGTGAGATTATTTCCACTGTCGATAGCAAACCAGGAGCTCTTAGAGCAAAATCGCTCGCAAAGAAGTATTCTTTCATTGCAAGCGAAGAACGCGGGGCTACTGAGAGTAGGCCAGAGTGGGTGGGAGGCCTTTTCGATTTTTGGGACGATATATCTCTGGCCTACCTCTCGATCTTCTGCAGCTGCTGTGTATTTGGTTGGAATATGCAGAGGCTTGGATTCGGCAATATGTACGTTCACATTGCAACTTTCCTCCTCTTTTGCTCGGCCCCCTTCTTTATCTTCAACTTAGCAGCAGTTAACATAAACAACGAAGCCGTTCGAGAGGCATTAGGGCTTTCCGGTGCTGTCCTCTGTTTCTTCGGTTTACTTTATGGAGGCTTTTGGAGAATTCAAATGAGGAAAAGATTTAAACTTCCCAGTAATAACTTTTGCTGTGGACGTCCCTCGGTTACCGACTGTTTTCAGTGGCTTTTTTGTTGTTGGTGTTCTCTTGCTCAGGAAGTGAGGACGGCGGATTACTACGAGATTGTCGAAGATAAGCTTTTTGTGAAAGATTTAAACGATGGAACTCAACTTACTATGTCTCCTTTGCCTCGCGAAGATGGGTCGCCTCTTTTCAGGTCCAACCCCAGTTCACCCTACAGGGGTAATTCGAGTCCGTCCATTTTTAAGATCGAGATCCAGTCGACTCCTAGTAGATTTTCCGGTGGGCATACTCCAGAAGAGCATTTGCCTACGAAGGGCAAAGAAGAGATGATGAAACCTCCTATTCCTTCTGTTATACAGAGAGAAGAACAGTGA